A region from the Onthophagus taurus isolate NC chromosome 8, IU_Otau_3.0, whole genome shotgun sequence genome encodes:
- the LOC111425168 gene encoding uncharacterized protein, with amino-acid sequence MSALAAYKDTPPNMTYIWNKKKLYADAIKKLNRSDSLLVVPINSIDKMDATKTTPSLVYLCSVDSIFIFDLIALKENGITKEMSDIIKSNKIKFVFSKPITFNRLGIDNWHNIPNVLDFEASGEKFSPFDDDGNQEEAGASAPSTEFRIADVDWSVRPFKSDEHFKAGKRIYQLLIVNSYGPKTE; translated from the exons atgaGTGCTCTTGCTGCTTATAAAGATACTCCACCCAACATGACGTACATTTGGAACAAGAAAAAGCTTTACGCGGATGCGATCAAGAAATTAAACAGGTCGGATTCGCTTTTGGTCGTCCCAATAAATTCGATAGACAAAATGGATGCTACGAAAACGACCCCTAGCTTGGTTTACTTGTGCAGCGTTGATagcattttcattttcgacCTAATCGCGCTTAAAGAAAACGGAATAACGAAGGAGATGTCGGATATTATCAAAtcgaacaaaataaaattcgtCTTCTCCAAACCTATAACCTTTAATCGTTTGGGAATTGATAATTGGCATAACATACCGaacgttttagattttgaagCTTCAGGagaaaaattctccccatttgATGATGATGGCAACCAAGAGGAAGCTGGTGCAAGTGCCCCAAGTACCGAGTTT cgTATTGCTGACGTCGATTGGAGCGTGCGTCCGTTTAAATCTGACGAACATTTTAAGGCTGGAAAACGCATATATCAATTGCTCATCGTTAATTCATACGGCCCCAAAACAGaataa
- the LOC111425467 gene encoding uncharacterized protein isoform X1: MDRKMLYAFRGWIAFVAFMDLGTAVRSYIEKRSFLSKTMDADNTEFNDEEYTTSRMLGIYSILKALALIHCTLYIHYKPAVSMGISSLIVSIILYISETLYFKSATLNFYVVFPCILNAVTLVGLIYLPKHLKIWDPPAETDEENAHLLRQSGAIRRRHNARKSNKDH, from the exons ATGGACAGAAAAATGCTATATGCGTTTCGGGGATGGATAGCATTCGTCGCCTTTATGGATCTTGGAACTGCCGTTCGAAGTTACATTGAAAAGAGATCGTTTTTAAGCAAAACCATGGATGCTGATAATACCGAGTTTAATGATG AGGAATACACTACGTCGAGAATGCTGGGAATATATTCGATATTAAAAGCTTTGGCGCTAATACATTGTACTCTTTATATTCATTACAAGCC AGCAGTAAGTATGGGAATAAGCTCGTTAATAGTCAGCATAATTCTCTACATATCTGAAACATTATATTTCAAATCagcaacattaaatttttacgtGGTTTTTCCATGTATCTTAAACG CGGTAACATTGGTTGGATTGATCTATTTACCGaaacatttgaaaatatgGGATCCCCCGGCTGAAACGGACGAGGAAAACGCTCATCTTTTGCGTCAATCCGGTGCGATTCGCAGGAGACACAACGCGAGAAAAAGTAACAAGGACCACTGA
- the LOC111425536 gene encoding dipeptidase 1-like isoform X3: protein MNNKVKYSIFISITAALVAISVEAESVDSVDDKESITTTYIPDDNVEDLSELFVIDGHNDLPYNLYNKLENNLETFRFSENLSDDPTWGSSACASCFTDLPRLRKGQVGAQFWVAYVSCQVQYKDALGKTLEQIDVIKRLVKRYPDDMEFVTTSDGILKAVENGKIASLIGVEGGHSMDARLSALRSFYDLGVRYMTLTHSCNTPWADNSYVDDDKPMIDLTPYGEIVVKEMNRLGMMVDLSHVSHGVMNKAIEVSRAPVIFSHSSSWSVFNHNRNVHDDTLLLLKDNKGIIMVNFYSGFVHGKPREATIDHVANHINHIVDVIGHDYVGVGGDYDGVSLMPTGLEDVSKYPDLFKYLQNNNPERWTNENIKKLSSDNFLRVFKEVEKVRDELINEEPHQHWIPVEDLDAVNDDILWKCRTLTNNVSPSMIA from the exons ATGAACAACAAAGTGAAATACAGTATTTTCATAA GTATCACAGCAGCTTTAGTTGCGATTTCTGTCGAGGCTGAATCTGTAGATAGTGTAGATGATAAAGAATCTATTACAACAACCTATATTCCCGATGACAACGTAGAAGATTTATCCGAACTTTTCGTTATCGATGG gCATAATGATCTCCCTTACAATCTTTACAACAAACTTGAAAACAATTTGGAAACTTTCCGCTTCTCAGAAAATTTATCGGATGATCCCACTTGGGGATCGTCGGCTTGTGCTTCTTGCTTCACCGATCTTCCTCGTTTAAGAAAAGGTCAAGTTGGAGCTCAG TTTTGGGTGGCTTACGTTTCCTGTCAAGTACAATACAAAGATGCATTGGGAAAAACTTTAGAACAAATCGACGTTATTAAAAGATTAGTTAAGAGATATCCCGACGACATGGAATTTGTAACAACTTCCGATGGAATTCTAAAAGCCGTTGAGAATGGAAAAATTGCAAGTTTAATCGGAGTCGAAGGCGGACATTCCATGGATGCTCGTTTGAGTGCATTGAGAAGTTTTTACGATTTAGGTGTTAGATATATGACCTTAACACATTCCTGTAACACTCCATGGGCCGACAATTCGTACGTTGACGACGATAAACCCATGATTGATTTAACACCCTACGGCGAAATTGTTGTCAAAGAAATGAATCGCTTAGGAATGATGGTTGATTTATCCCACGTTTCACACGGTGTTATGAATAAGGCGATTGAAGTCAGTAGAGCACCGGTTATTTTCTCTCATTCTTCATCTTGGtcagtttttaatcataaCAGAAATGTTCATGATGATACTCTTTTACTTTTA aAAGATAACAAAGGAATTATTATGGTTAACTTTTATAGCGGCTTTGTTCATGGAAAACCAAGAGAAGCAACTATTGACCATGTAGCAA atcaTATTAATCACATTGTTGATGTGATTGGGCATGATTATGTTGGGGTTGGAGGTGATTACGATGGAGTATCTTT AATGCCAACTGGTTTAGAAGATGTTTCAAAATATccagatttatttaaatacctCCAAAACAATAACCCTGAAAGATGGACgaatgaaaatattaagaaactgtCGAGCGATAACTTTTTGCGAGTTTTCAAAGAAGTTGAAAAGGTGAGggatgaattaattaatgaagaaCCTCATCAACATTGGATACCTGTGGAAGATTTGGATGCAGTTAATGATGACATCTTATGGAAATGTCGTACTTTAACCAATAATGTTAGTCCCTCGATGATTGCataa
- the LOC111425536 gene encoding dipeptidase 1-like isoform X2 — protein MKGIFNVFKFIGITAALVAISVEAESVDSVDDKESITTTYIPDDNVEDLSELFVIDGHNDLPYNLYNKLENNLETFRFSENLSDDPTWGSSACASCFTDLPRLRKGQVGAQFWVAYVSCQVQYKDALGKTLEQIDVIKRLVKRYPDDMEFVTTSDGILKAVENGKIASLIGVEGGHSMDARLSALRSFYDLGVRYMTLTHSCNTPWADNSYVDDDKPMIDLTPYGEIVVKEMNRLGMMVDLSHVSHGVMNKAIEVSRAPVIFSHSSSWSVFNHNRNVHDDTLLLLKDNKGIIMVNFYSGFVHGKPREATIDHVANHINHIVDVIGHDYVGVGGDYDGVSLMPTGLEDVSKYPDLFKYLQNNNPERWTNENIKKLSSDNFLRVFKEVEKVRDELINEEPHQHWIPVEDLDAVNDDILWKCRTLTNNVSPSMIA, from the exons atgaagggAATTTTCAATGTGTTTAAATTTATAG GTATCACAGCAGCTTTAGTTGCGATTTCTGTCGAGGCTGAATCTGTAGATAGTGTAGATGATAAAGAATCTATTACAACAACCTATATTCCCGATGACAACGTAGAAGATTTATCCGAACTTTTCGTTATCGATGG gCATAATGATCTCCCTTACAATCTTTACAACAAACTTGAAAACAATTTGGAAACTTTCCGCTTCTCAGAAAATTTATCGGATGATCCCACTTGGGGATCGTCGGCTTGTGCTTCTTGCTTCACCGATCTTCCTCGTTTAAGAAAAGGTCAAGTTGGAGCTCAG TTTTGGGTGGCTTACGTTTCCTGTCAAGTACAATACAAAGATGCATTGGGAAAAACTTTAGAACAAATCGACGTTATTAAAAGATTAGTTAAGAGATATCCCGACGACATGGAATTTGTAACAACTTCCGATGGAATTCTAAAAGCCGTTGAGAATGGAAAAATTGCAAGTTTAATCGGAGTCGAAGGCGGACATTCCATGGATGCTCGTTTGAGTGCATTGAGAAGTTTTTACGATTTAGGTGTTAGATATATGACCTTAACACATTCCTGTAACACTCCATGGGCCGACAATTCGTACGTTGACGACGATAAACCCATGATTGATTTAACACCCTACGGCGAAATTGTTGTCAAAGAAATGAATCGCTTAGGAATGATGGTTGATTTATCCCACGTTTCACACGGTGTTATGAATAAGGCGATTGAAGTCAGTAGAGCACCGGTTATTTTCTCTCATTCTTCATCTTGGtcagtttttaatcataaCAGAAATGTTCATGATGATACTCTTTTACTTTTA aAAGATAACAAAGGAATTATTATGGTTAACTTTTATAGCGGCTTTGTTCATGGAAAACCAAGAGAAGCAACTATTGACCATGTAGCAA atcaTATTAATCACATTGTTGATGTGATTGGGCATGATTATGTTGGGGTTGGAGGTGATTACGATGGAGTATCTTT AATGCCAACTGGTTTAGAAGATGTTTCAAAATATccagatttatttaaatacctCCAAAACAATAACCCTGAAAGATGGACgaatgaaaatattaagaaactgtCGAGCGATAACTTTTTGCGAGTTTTCAAAGAAGTTGAAAAGGTGAGggatgaattaattaatgaagaaCCTCATCAACATTGGATACCTGTGGAAGATTTGGATGCAGTTAATGATGACATCTTATGGAAATGTCGTACTTTAACCAATAATGTTAGTCCCTCGATGATTGCataa
- the LOC111425467 gene encoding uncharacterized protein isoform X2, with protein MDRKMLYAFRGWIAFVAFMDLGTAVRSYIEKRSFLSKTMDADNTEFNDEEYTTSRMLGIYSILKALALIHCTLYIHYKPAVSMGISSLIVSIILYISETLYFKSATLNFYVVFPCILNDINIHNQVVSLHQQNIFQR; from the exons ATGGACAGAAAAATGCTATATGCGTTTCGGGGATGGATAGCATTCGTCGCCTTTATGGATCTTGGAACTGCCGTTCGAAGTTACATTGAAAAGAGATCGTTTTTAAGCAAAACCATGGATGCTGATAATACCGAGTTTAATGATG AGGAATACACTACGTCGAGAATGCTGGGAATATATTCGATATTAAAAGCTTTGGCGCTAATACATTGTACTCTTTATATTCATTACAAGCC AGCAGTAAGTATGGGAATAAGCTCGTTAATAGTCAGCATAATTCTCTACATATCTGAAACATTATATTTCAAATCagcaacattaaatttttacgtGGTTTTTCCATGTATCTTAAACG atataaatatacataacCAAGTGGTTTCACTACACCAGCAAAATATCTTTCAGCGGTAA
- the LOC139431021 gene encoding putative gustatory receptor 28a codes for MLSILIGVIHFGGCAWVIMYYMKVDGILIKGSTLVAAGFHVYVFAETVYILWSGFYLKLKQKTILSQMTNLYELEENLKKCEINLDYFKIRRKIITMEIVFVAIKHFLLIIGHFVQPNLNGFEEILLNVVSVFIYLSPTSVNLTYNVFFLIIGSMLQKVNDKFCEINDNNDIPNKIHKLANIHQQLTEYILKTSKIFGFYSLISLLRHFTLIILQVFSFLLMFIHQDVVYPVLALFFVMVIDAVLTIFVTIAVGNKCIKEWQRTKSILINFVLNYKDKATRKEITALSLQLFHEYPVISPLGFFVVDTKLAFAMMSAISMYTIILIQFDTKIDIVKAFLNTSKINEF; via the exons atgctttcaatATTGATTGGGGTGATTCATTTTGGAGGTTGTGCCTGGGTTATTATGTATTACATGAAAGTGGACGGAATTTTGATAAAAGGTTCGACGCTAGTAGCCGCTGGTTTTCACGTTTATGTTTTTGCGGAAACCGTTTATATATTGTGGAGCGGATTCTACTTGAagctaaaacaaaaaacgatTCTTTCCCAAATGACCAATCTTTACGAATTAGAAGAGAACCTTAAAAAATGCGAAATTaatttggattattttaaaattagaaggAAAATTATTACGATGGAAATCGTTTTTGTGGcgattaaacattttttattaattatcggCCATTTCGTTCAACCAAATTTAAACggttttgaagaaattttattaaacgttGTGTCAGTGTTCATTTATTTATCACCAACATCcgttaatttaacatacaacgtattttttttaattattggaTCAATGCTACAAAAAGTTAACGATAAATTTTGTGAAATTAATGACAACAATGATATTCCaaacaaaattcataaattagCCAACATTCATCAACAACTCACCGAGTATATcttgaaaacatcaaaaatttttggattttattcGTTGATCTCACTCTTGAGACATTTCACGTTAATCATTTTGCAAGTATTCAGTTTTTTATTGATGTTTATTCATCAAGATGTTGTATATCCAGTTTTGGCCCTTTTTTTCGTGATGGTTATTGATGCTgtgttaacaatttttgttactatTGCGGTTGGAAATAAATGCATAAAAGAA TGGCAAAgaacaaaatcgattttaatcaattttgtattaaattataaagataAAGCAACTCGTAAAGAA ATTACAGCGTTATCTCTTCAATTGTTCCATGAATACCCTGTTATTTCCCCGTTAGGGTTTTTTGTGGTTGATACAAAATTGGCTTTCGCG ATGATGTCGGCAATATCAATGTATACAATTATTCTAATACAATTCgatacaaaaattgatataGTAAAAGCGTTtttaaatacatcaaaaataaatgagttttaa
- the LOC111425466 gene encoding uncharacterized protein — protein MAPKKFFEHDSIEYVMLSDETLEGGLEVMRKSFFIDENVCIAVELYKYPKAAKELEALCVRAAKDGASIVAIDKKTNQVIGAAFNKMQIKGNPEDSHYFETFASTLKEPASKSLVMFMKEADESYNLFEKCDVDCLLEIMFLATLKEYRGKGIAKKLCEATIMLGKTLLAGDNIKESISNEPVELEPRPKMTSAIFTSYISQKIGSTLGFQLAIALDFNRWSFDGKTYGERIGPLTPKTTLEYLRL, from the exons atggcaccaaaaaaattttttgaacatg atTCAATAGAATACGTGATGCTTTCGGACGAAACTTTAGAAGGTGGTTTAGAGGTGAtgagaaaatcattttttatcgATGAAAACGTTTGTATAGCCGTTGAATTATACAAATATCCAAAAGCAGCTAAAGAACTCGAAGCTTTATGCGTTCGAGCAGCTAAAGATGGAGCTTCCATCGTAGCTATCGATAAAAAAACGAATCAAGTTATTGGGGcagcttttaataaaatgcaaattaaagGGAATCCTGAAGATAGTCATTATTTCGAAACGTTTGCATCTACGTTAAAAGAGCCGGCTTCAAAATCATTGGTGATGTTTATGAAAGAAGCAGACGAAAGTTACAATCTTTTCGAAAAATGCGACGTAGATTGCCTTTTAGAAATCATGTTTTTAGCCACATTAAAGGAGTATAGAGGGAAAGGGATCGCCAAAAAACTTTGCGAAGCTACTATTATGTTGGGAAAAACTTTATTAGCCGGTGACAATATCAAAGAAAGTATTTCAAATGAACCCGTTGAATTGGAACCGCGCCCCAAGATGACTTCTGCAATCTTCACATCTTACATTTCCCAGAAAATTGGGTCCACACTCGGATTTCAACTTGCAATCGCTTTGGATTTTAACCGATGGAGTTTTGACGGGAAAACTTACGGGGAACGCATTGGACCTCTAACTCCAAAAACAACCCTAGAATATCTTCggctataa
- the LOC111425536 gene encoding dipeptidase 1-like isoform X1, protein MNNKVKYSIFIISSLIVIGITAALVAISVEAESVDSVDDKESITTTYIPDDNVEDLSELFVIDGHNDLPYNLYNKLENNLETFRFSENLSDDPTWGSSACASCFTDLPRLRKGQVGAQFWVAYVSCQVQYKDALGKTLEQIDVIKRLVKRYPDDMEFVTTSDGILKAVENGKIASLIGVEGGHSMDARLSALRSFYDLGVRYMTLTHSCNTPWADNSYVDDDKPMIDLTPYGEIVVKEMNRLGMMVDLSHVSHGVMNKAIEVSRAPVIFSHSSSWSVFNHNRNVHDDTLLLLKDNKGIIMVNFYSGFVHGKPREATIDHVANHINHIVDVIGHDYVGVGGDYDGVSLMPTGLEDVSKYPDLFKYLQNNNPERWTNENIKKLSSDNFLRVFKEVEKVRDELINEEPHQHWIPVEDLDAVNDDILWKCRTLTNNVSPSMIA, encoded by the exons ATGAACAACAAAGTGAAATACAGTATTTTCATAA tttcttctttaattgtTATAGGTATCACAGCAGCTTTAGTTGCGATTTCTGTCGAGGCTGAATCTGTAGATAGTGTAGATGATAAAGAATCTATTACAACAACCTATATTCCCGATGACAACGTAGAAGATTTATCCGAACTTTTCGTTATCGATGG gCATAATGATCTCCCTTACAATCTTTACAACAAACTTGAAAACAATTTGGAAACTTTCCGCTTCTCAGAAAATTTATCGGATGATCCCACTTGGGGATCGTCGGCTTGTGCTTCTTGCTTCACCGATCTTCCTCGTTTAAGAAAAGGTCAAGTTGGAGCTCAG TTTTGGGTGGCTTACGTTTCCTGTCAAGTACAATACAAAGATGCATTGGGAAAAACTTTAGAACAAATCGACGTTATTAAAAGATTAGTTAAGAGATATCCCGACGACATGGAATTTGTAACAACTTCCGATGGAATTCTAAAAGCCGTTGAGAATGGAAAAATTGCAAGTTTAATCGGAGTCGAAGGCGGACATTCCATGGATGCTCGTTTGAGTGCATTGAGAAGTTTTTACGATTTAGGTGTTAGATATATGACCTTAACACATTCCTGTAACACTCCATGGGCCGACAATTCGTACGTTGACGACGATAAACCCATGATTGATTTAACACCCTACGGCGAAATTGTTGTCAAAGAAATGAATCGCTTAGGAATGATGGTTGATTTATCCCACGTTTCACACGGTGTTATGAATAAGGCGATTGAAGTCAGTAGAGCACCGGTTATTTTCTCTCATTCTTCATCTTGGtcagtttttaatcataaCAGAAATGTTCATGATGATACTCTTTTACTTTTA aAAGATAACAAAGGAATTATTATGGTTAACTTTTATAGCGGCTTTGTTCATGGAAAACCAAGAGAAGCAACTATTGACCATGTAGCAA atcaTATTAATCACATTGTTGATGTGATTGGGCATGATTATGTTGGGGTTGGAGGTGATTACGATGGAGTATCTTT AATGCCAACTGGTTTAGAAGATGTTTCAAAATATccagatttatttaaatacctCCAAAACAATAACCCTGAAAGATGGACgaatgaaaatattaagaaactgtCGAGCGATAACTTTTTGCGAGTTTTCAAAGAAGTTGAAAAGGTGAGggatgaattaattaatgaagaaCCTCATCAACATTGGATACCTGTGGAAGATTTGGATGCAGTTAATGATGACATCTTATGGAAATGTCGTACTTTAACCAATAATGTTAGTCCCTCGATGATTGCataa